Proteins from a genomic interval of Mycolicibacterium grossiae:
- the rpsT gene encoding 30S ribosomal protein S20 yields the protein MANIKSQKKRNLTNERRRQRNQSVKSSLRTAVRGFREAIDAGEKEKAGELLAATSRKLDKAASKGVIHKNQAANKKSALALALNKL from the coding sequence GTGGCCAACATCAAGTCGCAGAAGAAGCGCAACCTCACCAACGAGCGCCGCCGGCAGCGCAACCAGTCGGTGAAGTCCTCGCTGCGCACGGCCGTCCGCGGTTTCCGTGAGGCCATCGACGCGGGCGAGAAGGAGAAGGCCGGCGAGCTGCTCGCCGCGACCAGCCGCAAGCTCGACAAGGCCGCCAGCAAGGGCGTCATCCACAAGAACCAGGCCGCCAACAAGAAGTCGGCGCTCGCTCTGGCACTCAACAAGCTCTGA
- the holA gene encoding DNA polymerase III subunit delta — protein MSQLHLVLGDEDLLVERAVSAVIAEARTSAGVADVPIDRMRAGEVSANELAELLSPSLFADERVLVLESAADAGKEAVGVIAGAAADLPPGTVLVVVHSGGGRAKALADQLKKMGATVHPCAKLGKPSERADFVKREFRGHRVKVSDDTVTALLDAVGSDLRELAAVCSQLVADTGGVVDVPAVRKYHNGKAEVKGYAIADLAVGGDVEGAAEALRWAVMGGEAHVVLADALAEAVHAIARVAPLSGNQHQLAGELGMPPWRVQKVQRQARRWTRDSVAEAMRLVAALNADVKGAAADADYALETAVRKVAELAESA, from the coding sequence GTGAGCCAACTGCACCTCGTCCTGGGTGACGAAGACCTGCTGGTCGAGCGGGCCGTGTCCGCGGTGATCGCCGAGGCGCGGACCAGCGCCGGCGTCGCCGACGTGCCCATCGACCGGATGCGGGCGGGGGAGGTGAGTGCCAACGAACTCGCCGAGTTGCTGAGCCCGTCGCTGTTCGCCGACGAGCGGGTGCTGGTGCTCGAATCCGCGGCCGATGCGGGCAAGGAGGCGGTCGGGGTCATCGCCGGCGCCGCCGCCGACCTGCCGCCCGGCACCGTGCTCGTCGTCGTGCACTCCGGCGGCGGCCGGGCCAAGGCACTGGCCGACCAGCTCAAGAAGATGGGCGCCACGGTCCACCCCTGCGCCAAGCTCGGCAAGCCGTCCGAGCGCGCCGACTTCGTCAAGCGGGAGTTCCGCGGTCATCGCGTGAAGGTGAGCGACGACACGGTCACCGCACTCCTCGACGCCGTCGGCTCGGACCTGCGGGAGCTGGCCGCCGTCTGCTCGCAGCTGGTCGCCGACACGGGCGGCGTCGTGGACGTGCCTGCGGTGCGGAAGTACCACAACGGCAAGGCGGAGGTGAAGGGGTACGCGATCGCGGATCTCGCCGTCGGTGGAGACGTCGAGGGTGCGGCCGAGGCGCTGCGCTGGGCGGTGATGGGTGGGGAGGCGCACGTCGTGCTCGCCGACGCGCTGGCCGAGGCCGTCCACGCGATCGCCCGTGTCGCGCCGCTGTCGGGCAACCAGCATCAGCTGGCCGGCGAGTTGGGCATGCCGCCGTGGCGGGTGCAGAAGGTGCAGCGCCAGGCCCGCCGGTGGACGCGGGATTCGGTCGCCGAGGCGATGCGCCTGGTGGCCGCACTCAACGCAGACGTCAAGGGCGCAGCGGCAGATGCCGACTACGCCCTCGAGACCGCGGTGCGGAAGGTGGCCGAGCTGGCCGAGTCCGCCTAG
- a CDS encoding ComEC/Rec2 family competence protein, translated as MTAWLVTAAGILWPPAWSVLVAALLTAVTALAVHRIRPAGATTTRVGAAAAAVAVAGVTFALAVGIRAHDVAHHPLTGQTGRTVVVTVTPTESPRPVSGARVMFRGALRAVAGHPLDGRVLVFASASGFGDLSAGRPAEFRARVAAPLRRDLTVAALSATGAPRLGRASVPNRIAADVRRDFAAVARDVLPGEQAALLPALALGDTGALPATTVADFRSAGLTHLTAVSGANVTIVCGAVLLSAMLIGPRAAVVLAGVALVCFVIVVQPSASVLRAAVMGAIALLAVASHRRRQAIPALATTVLVVMVGWPEMAVDVGFALSVVATAALVVVAPAWSARLEARGWPRPLAGAVAVAVAAQLVTAPLVAGISGSVSVIGVLANLAVAVVIPPITVLGTAAAALAGVWPAGAGLLIRFTGPELWWLLRVAHGAAAVPGAVLPVPDGPVGAALVGGATVGAVALARRRWGRVLLSCGACGVVAWAVRAGVPGA; from the coding sequence ATGACCGCCTGGCTGGTCACCGCCGCGGGGATCCTCTGGCCGCCCGCCTGGTCGGTCCTGGTCGCGGCGCTGCTGACGGCGGTTACGGCGCTGGCCGTCCATCGCATCCGGCCGGCGGGCGCGACGACGACACGGGTCGGGGCCGCAGCGGCAGCCGTCGCGGTGGCTGGGGTGACGTTCGCCCTCGCGGTCGGCATCCGCGCCCACGACGTGGCACACCACCCACTCACCGGACAGACCGGCCGGACCGTGGTCGTGACCGTGACGCCGACGGAGTCGCCGCGCCCGGTGTCCGGCGCCCGGGTCATGTTCCGCGGCGCGCTCCGTGCGGTGGCCGGTCACCCCCTCGATGGCCGGGTGCTGGTGTTCGCCTCGGCGTCGGGGTTCGGCGACCTGAGCGCCGGCCGACCCGCCGAGTTCCGGGCGCGCGTCGCCGCGCCGCTACGCCGGGACCTGACCGTGGCGGCGTTGTCGGCCACCGGCGCACCGCGCCTGGGGCGGGCGAGCGTGCCGAACCGGATCGCGGCCGACGTCCGGCGGGACTTCGCCGCCGTCGCGCGGGACGTGCTCCCGGGTGAGCAGGCGGCGCTGCTGCCCGCGCTCGCGCTCGGCGACACCGGGGCACTTCCGGCGACGACGGTCGCCGACTTCCGATCCGCGGGCCTGACGCACCTGACGGCGGTGTCCGGGGCCAACGTGACGATCGTCTGCGGCGCGGTGCTGCTGTCCGCCATGCTGATCGGACCGCGGGCGGCGGTGGTGCTCGCCGGTGTCGCGCTGGTCTGCTTCGTGATCGTCGTTCAGCCGAGCGCCAGTGTGCTGCGCGCCGCGGTGATGGGCGCCATCGCGCTGCTGGCCGTGGCGTCCCATCGCCGGCGGCAGGCGATCCCCGCGTTGGCGACGACCGTGCTGGTCGTCATGGTCGGTTGGCCCGAGATGGCGGTCGACGTCGGGTTCGCACTGTCGGTGGTCGCCACGGCCGCGCTCGTGGTCGTCGCACCGGCGTGGTCGGCGCGGCTCGAGGCGCGGGGCTGGCCGCGGCCGCTGGCCGGCGCGGTGGCGGTCGCCGTCGCGGCGCAACTGGTCACCGCACCGCTGGTCGCCGGCATCTCGGGCAGCGTGTCGGTCATCGGCGTGCTCGCCAATCTCGCGGTGGCCGTGGTGATTCCGCCGATCACGGTGCTGGGCACGGCCGCGGCGGCGCTCGCCGGGGTGTGGCCGGCGGGCGCCGGTCTGCTGATCCGGTTCACCGGACCCGAGCTGTGGTGGCTGCTGCGCGTGGCGCACGGGGCCGCCGCGGTGCCGGGCGCGGTACTGCCGGTTCCCGACGGGCCCGTCGGCGCGGCGCTGGTCGGCGGTGCCACGGTCGGCGCGGTGGCGCTGGCGCGACGGCGCTGGGGCCGGGTGCTGCTGTCGTGCGGCGCGTGCGGCGTCGTGGCGTGGGCGGTCCGCGCCGGTGTCCCCGGCGCGTGA
- a CDS encoding ComEA family DNA-binding protein has translation MALEPPPDRAHRRLAGVDRSVDATDPDAAEASETSLSRWLPDQPERQRAQWLSAIRADPGRSGAIALAVVGAVAVLITVFTVTGDEPPPVVAADLPPVRMASSAPSPEAPPDGGQVVVSVVGLVHRPGLVTLGPGARVDDALTAAGGVLGGADLVGLNVARRVSDGEQIVVGIAGPPGAPASMGSSITSPEAGGAGAPEPRGVAGAPEAGGAGQAPRDGPAAGPVDLNTATAEQLDALPGVGPVTAAAIIAWRDANGRFSSVDQLSEVDGIGPARLDKLRDLVDV, from the coding sequence ATGGCCCTCGAACCCCCTCCGGACCGCGCGCACCGACGCCTCGCCGGCGTGGATCGCTCCGTCGACGCCACCGATCCCGACGCGGCCGAGGCGTCGGAGACGTCACTGTCGCGGTGGCTGCCCGATCAGCCGGAACGGCAACGCGCCCAATGGCTCTCCGCGATCCGTGCCGATCCCGGGCGGTCCGGCGCCATCGCCCTCGCCGTGGTGGGTGCCGTCGCCGTCCTCATCACGGTGTTCACCGTCACCGGTGACGAACCCCCTCCGGTCGTCGCGGCCGACCTGCCGCCGGTGCGGATGGCGTCCTCGGCGCCCTCGCCGGAGGCGCCTCCCGACGGAGGTCAGGTGGTGGTGAGCGTCGTCGGCCTGGTGCACCGGCCGGGGCTGGTCACCCTCGGGCCCGGCGCACGGGTCGACGACGCGCTGACCGCCGCGGGCGGCGTCCTGGGCGGGGCGGACCTCGTGGGTCTGAACGTCGCCCGCCGGGTCAGCGACGGCGAGCAGATCGTCGTCGGCATCGCGGGGCCGCCCGGGGCACCGGCGTCGATGGGCAGCTCGATCACCTCGCCGGAGGCGGGCGGCGCAGGGGCGCCCGAGCCGCGCGGCGTCGCCGGCGCGCCGGAAGCGGGCGGGGCGGGGCAGGCGCCCCGCGATGGTCCGGCCGCAGGCCCGGTCGACCTGAACACCGCGACCGCCGAGCAACTCGACGCCCTACCCGGGGTCGGTCCGGTGACCGCCGCGGCGATCATCGCCTGGCGCGACGCCAACGGTCGGTTCTCCTCGGTCGATCAGCTCTCCGAGGTCGACGGCATCGGCCCGGCGCGGCTGGACAAACTGCGCGACCTGGTCGATGTGTGA
- a CDS encoding RidA family protein, translated as MTGIQSFTFTPADGVPPGVAPFAHATAAGPTLWVTGQMPTDATGAVVDGDPRDVAVQTDQVLRNLVRVTELCGGSLDDVVSVRAFLLDWDDYAVFNDAYARWFPGRLPSRTCVGVTGLAVGALVEIDWICWREAGWRDVRANG; from the coding sequence ATGACCGGCATCCAGTCCTTCACGTTCACCCCGGCCGACGGCGTCCCGCCGGGCGTCGCACCGTTCGCCCACGCCACCGCCGCCGGGCCGACGCTGTGGGTCACCGGACAGATGCCGACCGATGCGACCGGCGCGGTGGTGGACGGCGACCCGCGCGACGTCGCGGTCCAGACCGATCAGGTGCTGCGCAATCTGGTGCGCGTCACCGAACTGTGCGGCGGCTCGCTCGACGACGTCGTCTCGGTCCGCGCCTTCCTGCTCGACTGGGACGACTACGCCGTCTTCAACGACGCCTACGCGCGGTGGTTCCCGGGGCGCCTGCCGTCGCGCACCTGCGTCGGGGTCACCGGACTGGCGGTCGGCGCGCTCGTCGAGATCGACTGGATCTGCTGGCGCGAGGCCGGGTGGCGCGACGTCCGCGCGAACGGCTGA